From one Lolium rigidum isolate FL_2022 chromosome 4, APGP_CSIRO_Lrig_0.1, whole genome shotgun sequence genomic stretch:
- the LOC124648548 gene encoding protein NRT1/ PTR FAMILY 8.3-like, with amino-acid sequence MKDPFPTFVRARSMLLREEMQQANAASNAVSTALVAQDPNWRSAMADEHQALLDNNTWSLRPGIDYDETFSPVVKSATIQLVLTIDISSSWPIRQLDVKNAFLNGNLDEVVYCQQPPGFVDEARPDHILDHFTSFWALLTRNVDVLFLSQRQYAMDLLQRAGMSDCHPVATPVDTQAKLSSSDGDLLADATEYRSLAGALQYLTLTRPGISYAVQQICLHMHAPCSPHLALVKRVLRYVRDILEFGLHLRASSSTTLTAYSDADWAGCPDSRRSTSAYCVYYGDILISWSSRRQTTVSRSNADAKYRAVAHAVAECCWIRQVLQELHRPLCSATLVYCDNVSAIYMSSNPVQYRRTKHIEIDIHFVREKVSLGEVRVLHVPSSLLFADVMTKGLSTQLFLDFRQQSQHPSPWGSRAKRNRRMDSFVTEAEKDRLLLPLLPLHGIPSSPDPCTGDGSVDFKGAPASREHSGKWRACCSILGGEFCGALAYYAVGTNLVSYLTKVQHQSNVEAASRNISWQGTCYLASPLGAFLADSYWGRHRTIVVSLSIFTLGMAFLTLSAEAPEGISSVAISPQDALSSVGLYMAALGLGGIWPCVPTFGADQFDDTDAAEKAQKELYYNWYYFAVNGGFFFASTIMVWIQDNCGWALGFGIPTIFLAVGIAGFLSCTRVYRYQKPGGSALTRTCQVAVAAIRKLHVDVPVDSHLLYETPGKESAIAGSRKLMHTTGLTFLDRAATVTTCDKTSGDLLNHWRLCTVTQVEELKILVRMLPVLATAIIFNTAEASFPLFVEQGSVMDNRISGFSVPPASLMTFNCVCILMLAPAYNKFLMPMASRITGMKRGLSELHRIGVGMFFAMISLVLAASVEMVRLNVARSIGLSHRNVVVPMSILWQVPQYFFVGVAKVFSVVGFIQFAYEQSPDAMRSMCQACSLIMVTLGSYLVSIMLKIIGSATSIGGKHGWIPENLNEGHLDRFFWFMAGLQFLNLLVFVYCSARYRRKLPN; translated from the exons atgaaggatccgtttcccaccTTCGTTAGGGCGCGGAGCATGCTCCTCCGGGAGGAGATGCAGCAggccaacgccgcctccaacgCGGTGTCGACCGCCCTCGTCGCCCAG GATCCCAACTGGCGGTCGGCCATGGCTGATGAGCATCAGGCTCTCCTCGACAACAACACATGGTCTCTT CGTCCTggaattgactacgatgagacgttCAGTCCTGTTGTCAAGTCTGCTACCATCCAGTTGGTTCTCACCATCGATATCTCCAGCTCATGGCCTATACGTCAGCTTGATGTCAAGAATGCTTTCCTCAACGGCAATCTTGATGAAGTGGTTTATTGCCAACAGCCTCCTGGTTTTGTTGATGAAGCCCGTCCTGATCAC ATCTTGGACCACTTCACTTCTTTCTGGGCATTGCTGACAAGGAACGTCGATGTACTCTTCCTCTCTCAGCGGCAGTATGCGATGGATCTTCTGCAGCGAGCTGGCATGTCTGATTGCCATCCTGTGGCGACCCCTGTTGACACTCAAGCTAAGCTCTCTAGTTCTGATGGTGACCTTCTTGCTGATGCTACCGAGTATAGGAGTCTCGCCGGTGCTCTTCAGTATCTCACACTGACGCGTCCTGGCATCTCCTACGCAGTGCAACAAATCTGTTTGCACATGCATGCACCTTGTTCCCCTCACCTCGCTCTGGTAAAACGAGTGCTTCGCTACGTGCGCGACATACTGGAGTTTGGTCTTCATCTCCGTGCCTCCTCCTCGACAACACTCACAGCTTACTCTGATGCTGACTGGGCGGGATGTCCCGACTCTCGCCGATCGACTTCTGCCTACTGCGTCTACTATGGTGACATTCTTATTTCCTGGTCTTCTAGGCGACAGACGACTGTCTCACGGTCCAATGCAGATGCCAAATATCGAGCTGTGGCTCATGCTGTTGCCGAGTGCTGTTGGATACGGCAGGTTCTTCAGGAGCTTCATCGACCTCTTTGTTCTGCTACTCTGGTTTATTGTGACAATGTTTCTGCCATATACATGTCCTCTAATCCAGTCCAGTATCGCCGTACCAAGCATATCGAGATTGACATCCACTTCGTACGCGAGAAGGTGTCTCTTGGCGAGGTTCGGGTGTTACATGTTCCGTCTTCACTTCTGTTCGCCGATGTGATGACTAAGGGGCTGTCGACTCAGCTCTTCCTCGACTTTCG CCAGCAATCCCAGCATCCGTCGCCGTGGGGGAGTAGAGCAAAGCGGAACAGAAGAATGGATAGCTTCGTCACAGAGGCAGAGAAGGACAGGCTgctgcttcctcttcttcctctccatGGCATACCATCGTCGCCG GATCCGTGTACCGGCGATGGATCTGTTGATTTCAAAGGAGCACCAGCCTCCAGGGAGCATTCGGGGAAATGGAGAGCCTGCTGCTCCATTCTTG GTGGTGAATTCTGCGGCGCTCTCGCGTACTACGCGGTTGGGACGAACCTTGTGAGCTATCTGACCAAGGTGCAGCACCAGAGCAATGTCGAGGCAGCGAGTCGCAACATTTCCTGGCAGGGTACCTGCTACCTTGCTTCTCCACTCGGAGCATTCTTGGCAGATTCATACTGGGGAAGACACCGAACAATCGTAGTCTCCCTCTCCATCTTCACCTTG GGAATGGCTTTCCTGACACTATCAGCTGAGGCTCCAGAGGGTATCAGTTCAGTGGCGATCTCTCCTCAGGATGCATTGTCCTCGGTAGGACTTTACATGGCTGCTCTGGGTTTGGGTGGTATCTGGCCTTGTGTTCCCACATTCGGAGCCGACCAATTCGACGACACCGACGCTGCGGAGAAGGCCCAGAAGGAGCTCTACTACAACTGGTACTACTTCGCAGTCAATGGTGGCTTCTTCTTCGCTAGCACGATCATGGTGTGGATCCAGGACAACTGCGGCTGGGCACTCGGTTTTGGGATCCCTACAATTTTCTTGGCAGTCGGCATTGCTGGATTTCTCTCTTGCACAAGAGTTTACAGGTACCAGAAGCCCGGAGGAAGCGCGCTTACGAGGACCTGCCAGGTAGCGGTTGCGGCGATTCGAAAGCTTCATGTGGATGTGCCGGTTGACAGCCATCTTCTGTATGAGACTCCAGGGAAGGAGTCGGCCATtgcaggcagccggaagctgatgcACACTACAGGACTAAC ATTTCTTGATCGAGCTGCCACAGTCACTACCTGTGATAAAACATCTGGCGACCTACTGAACCACTGGAGGCTTTGCACCGTGACACAAGTGGAGGAGCTGAAGATCCTAGTGAGAATGCTGCCGGTCCTGGCAACAGCCATAATCTTCAACACCGCAGAAGCTTCGTTCCCGCTGTTCGTGGAACAAGGATCGGTCATGGACAATCGCATCAGCGGTTTCTCAGTACCTCCTGCCTCCCTGATGACGTTCAACTGCGTCTGCATCCTCATGCTGGCGCCGGCATACAACAAGTTCTTGATGCCTATGGCAAGCAGGATCACCGGCATGAAGCGTGGACTCTCTGAGTTGCACCGCATCGGTGTCGGTATGTTCTTCGCGATGATTTCGTTGGTCCTAGCTGCCTCGGTCGAGATGGTACGCCTCAATGTGGCGAGGAGCATAGGACTATCGCATCGGAACGTGGTGGTTCCGATGAGTATCCTCTGGCAGGTACCGCAGTACTTCTTCGTCGGTGTGGCGAAGGTGTTCAGCGTGGTCGGTTTCATACAATTCGCATACGAGCAGTCCCCTGACGCCATGAGAAGCATGTGCCAGGCTTGCAGTCTCATCATGGTCACTCTCGGTAGCTACCTTGTCTCGATCATGTTGAAGATTATCGGCTCGGCGACAAGTATAGGAGGGAAACATGGCTGGATACCGGAGAACCTCAACGAAGGGCATCTAGATCGGTTCTTCTGGTTCATGGCCGGGCTGCAGTTCCTGAACTTGCTTGTATTCGTCTATTGCAGCGCAAGGTACAGGCGCAAACTACCTAACTGA